One genomic window of Pseudoxanthomonas sp. includes the following:
- a CDS encoding chemotaxis protein CheB, protein MSAIDSGDPGAPRVALLARPGIAREQLRGALVGAGAQIALEDDPNVLDVHALAASAPHAVLVALEPAIEEALARLDPVLGDPGLVVIYDEADLASSREGWDAQRWARHLAAKLHGHRNVLPPGAEIELPQSPEPGRPQAPALVDDAALDLHLDEAVVQSASLPDQHVFGAAPSVAGEDMEPQPEGAFSIDAESWTPPPAPARLALVDDIVPVGDSADDASAAVAETIPPLAAVPAASDASATSSFQHLSLVEDFEVVTPVRGEPMAPPPLPPGFGGLTLELESLELPEAEVADPDATGSKVPGAALLFAGIGGPDAVRRVLAGLPVSLELPVLVHLRLDGGRYDNLTKQIQRVSPLPVVLARVGMAARAGYVYVVPDDVAAEAGNGGMVVFAEGSTDVLALLAALPPGRTAVLLLSGADAALAEPALMLAARGALVSGQSLHGCYDWAAAKELERKGGTTASPEDLALRLIEHIGG, encoded by the coding sequence GTGTCCGCGATTGATTCCGGTGACCCCGGTGCACCGCGCGTTGCGCTGCTGGCACGGCCGGGCATCGCGCGCGAGCAGCTGCGTGGCGCCCTGGTCGGCGCCGGTGCGCAGATCGCGTTGGAGGACGATCCCAATGTGCTGGATGTCCATGCACTCGCCGCCAGTGCGCCGCACGCGGTGCTGGTGGCGCTGGAGCCGGCCATCGAGGAGGCGCTGGCGCGGTTGGATCCAGTCCTCGGCGATCCCGGCCTGGTCGTGATCTACGACGAAGCCGACCTGGCGTCTTCGCGCGAAGGCTGGGATGCACAACGCTGGGCGCGCCACCTGGCCGCCAAGCTGCATGGACATCGCAACGTACTGCCGCCGGGCGCGGAGATTGAACTGCCGCAGTCACCGGAACCCGGTCGCCCGCAGGCACCGGCGCTCGTGGACGATGCCGCGCTTGACCTGCATCTGGACGAGGCCGTGGTCCAGTCGGCCTCGTTGCCGGACCAGCATGTCTTCGGCGCCGCGCCGTCGGTGGCCGGGGAAGACATGGAACCGCAGCCCGAGGGTGCGTTCTCGATCGATGCCGAAAGCTGGACGCCGCCGCCGGCGCCTGCACGTCTTGCGCTGGTGGACGACATCGTGCCGGTCGGGGATTCGGCCGATGACGCATCTGCCGCCGTCGCTGAGACGATTCCTCCATTGGCCGCGGTCCCCGCGGCGTCGGATGCATCGGCGACTTCCTCGTTCCAGCACCTGTCGCTGGTGGAGGATTTCGAGGTGGTGACGCCGGTGCGTGGCGAGCCGATGGCCCCGCCGCCACTGCCGCCGGGTTTCGGCGGCCTGACGCTGGAACTGGAATCGCTGGAGCTTCCCGAAGCCGAGGTGGCCGATCCCGATGCCACAGGCAGCAAGGTGCCTGGCGCGGCCCTGCTGTTCGCCGGGATCGGCGGGCCCGATGCGGTCCGCCGCGTGCTGGCCGGACTGCCGGTATCGTTGGAGTTGCCGGTGCTGGTGCACCTGCGCCTGGACGGTGGTCGCTATGACAACCTGACCAAGCAGATCCAGCGCGTGTCGCCGCTGCCAGTGGTGCTGGCGCGTGTTGGCATGGCGGCGCGCGCGGGCTACGTCTATGTGGTGCCTGACGATGTCGCTGCCGAGGCAGGCAATGGCGGCATGGTGGTTTTTGCAGAAGGCAGCACCGATGTGCTGGCCCTGCTGGCGGCGCTCCCGCCCGGCAGGACTGCCGTGCTGCTCCTGAGCGGCGCCGATGCCGCGCTGGCCGAGCCTGCGTTGATGCTGGCCGCGCGCGGTGCGTTGGTGAGTGGGCAATCCCTGCACGGCTGCTATGACTGGGCCGCGGCCAAGGAACTGGAACGGAAGGGCGGCACCACCGCCTCGCCGGAAGACCTGGCCTTGCGCCTGATCGAACATATTGGAGGCTAG
- a CDS encoding EF-hand domain-containing protein translates to MKTLLRSGVLPGLLMLAGVTHAQSSMPTQSAETVAPPPASASNTLTSELPPQGFKTVTVQTPQGPVTVNWGQENTLANASDYKVTVEQLDKNGDGVITRDEVPENHALSSEFRLVDKNHDGKITAEELSQWR, encoded by the coding sequence ATGAAGACGCTGCTCCGTTCCGGTGTGTTGCCGGGCCTGTTGATGCTGGCAGGTGTTACCCACGCGCAGTCGAGCATGCCAACGCAGTCCGCCGAGACCGTGGCGCCGCCACCGGCATCGGCCTCCAATACGCTGACCTCCGAGCTGCCTCCGCAGGGCTTCAAGACCGTGACGGTGCAGACCCCGCAGGGACCGGTCACGGTCAACTGGGGCCAGGAAAACACGCTGGCCAACGCGTCGGATTACAAGGTCACCGTGGAGCAGTTGGACAAGAACGGCGATGGCGTCATCACCCGCGACGAGGTGCCGGAAAACCATGCGCTGTCCAGCGAATTCCGCCTGGTCGACAAGAACCACGACGGCAAGATCACCGCCGAAGAGTTGTCGCAGTGGCGGTAG
- a CDS encoding chemotaxis protein CheW yields the protein MARSNDEIRGFLVQVGDERVLLPNATVAELLSRVPVQPVADTPHWMPGKIEWQGWQVPLFSMVDLGGFGHEPVTANSKIVVLKTLSGSGTMPYIGLMTRSFPRLITVPRDGLLADASEESLPEGVQMRVLLGDEAALLPDLEMIERLVAEAIAQPA from the coding sequence ATGGCACGTTCAAACGACGAAATACGCGGCTTCCTGGTCCAGGTTGGCGACGAGCGCGTCCTGCTTCCCAACGCGACCGTGGCGGAGCTGCTGTCGCGCGTGCCGGTGCAGCCGGTCGCCGATACACCGCACTGGATGCCCGGGAAGATCGAGTGGCAGGGATGGCAGGTGCCCTTGTTCTCGATGGTCGACCTGGGTGGCTTCGGCCACGAGCCGGTCACCGCGAACAGCAAGATCGTGGTGCTCAAGACGCTCTCTGGCAGCGGGACGATGCCGTACATCGGCCTGATGACGCGTTCGTTCCCGCGCTTGATTACGGTGCCGCGCGATGGCCTGCTGGCTGATGCCAGCGAGGAATCGCTGCCCGAAGGCGTGCAGATGCGCGTGCTGCTGGGTGACGAAGCCGCGCTGCTGCCGGATCTGGAAATGATCGAGCGCCTGGTCGCCGAGGCCATCGCCCAGCCGGCCTGA